In Argopecten irradians isolate NY chromosome 11, Ai_NY, whole genome shotgun sequence, one DNA window encodes the following:
- the LOC138334753 gene encoding multiple epidermal growth factor-like domains protein 10 isoform X1, with the protein MEDGWSVLVLLTLCIFTLCCLQSTVNSQHLIPEDDFSLGENCTNCNGVCLNNTCNGTCVSGFYGDECELNCTSNCRYGCNQTTGLCNYCAQNYHGDYCNETCSPNCYSGCRQSGLCFGCQPDWYGDVCEKKCPEDCRHGCDAKTGDCSYGCNGDRWGTRCNNSCPEHCVNEYGSSCFQTTGSCIKCEPGYTGDMCYERCKDPNCSKCIDNSGQQHCYECLPGRTGGHCNASCPAHCKDNQCDQLTGTCTCAAGWFGDDCSMQCFGNCSNCIDDSTCIRCFDGYYGDTCQDVCPSHCKMCSRDGKSCLGMCDGWNEVYGDMCACRRSECAKRDTQGTYKCLQCKNESWFIQDEGCCPCSEHCNGTCDTNNGTCTDGCLGDYHGPTCDTECSPHCNGSCDPLTGLCKHGCLGDWIPPTCDMRCSVEFPYCNTCHSFALPPEHDAYCNQCADGYYAYQGNCVPCSHCLNQNCSSLTGVCNGPCVEGYHYSSITHMCDEKCNENCIDRKCDNTDGNCTLGCQPGFYTENCGLACSAYCSDKGCNQTDGTCFSCKDGAYGHYCFFGCSEHCVTDICDRETGACSECKPGYYGANCATKCDGCLDVTCNQTTHCETGCMPGKYGSYCEKKCPENCYVCDQTSGDCLMCDTGFSGVGYRGANCSIPCPECVNKYDNSTFTFHGSCYPGNFGLLCSENCGNCFQTNDVNECEKFTGYCSNGCTSGYYGMTCKDECLNCQPDDNKKTICDVTSGICQDGCRAGFYGLMCNVTCEDTNCLNNACGRFNGTCSNGCVAGWQGDNCNIAKRTQNSDSSLSGGAIAGIILGVVFGVALIAAVSYFVVRSRNRTTATRTRLPDREFSLDPR; encoded by the exons GTGAAAACTGTACTAACTGCAATGGCGTCTGTCTGAACAACACCTGCAATGGTACGTGCGTTAGTGGTTTCTATGGAGATGAATGTGAGCTAAACTGTACATCGAACTGTCGTTACGGCTGTAACCAGACGACGGGTTTGTGTAATTATTGTGCCCAGAACTACCATGGGGACTATTGTAACGAGACCTGTTCGCCTAACTGTTACTCCGGGTGTCGGCAGTCTGGTCTCTGTTTTGGCTGCCAACCGGATTGGTACGGAGACGTGTGCGAGAAAAAATGTCCGGAAGACTGTAGGCATGGTTGCGATGCTAAGACAGGAGACTGTTCGTACGGCTGTAACGGGGACAGATGGGGCACGAGATGTAACAATAGCTGCCCTGAACACTGTGTAAATGAGTACGGTTCGAGCTGTTTTCAAACCACGGGCTCGTGTATTAAATGCGAACCTGGCTATACAGGCGATATGTGTTATGAGCGATGCAAAGATCCTAACTGCTCGAAATGTATAGATAATTCTGGCCAACAGCACTGTTACGAGTGTCTGCCGGGGCGGACAGGTGGCCATTGCAATGCCTCATGCCCTGCTCATTGCAAGGATAACCAGTGCGATCAACTCacaggaacctgcacatgcgcAGCAGGTTGGTTTGGAGATGATTGCTCAATGCAATGTTTTGGTAATTGTTCAAACTGCATTGATGACAGCACATGTATCCGATGTTTTGATGGTTACTATGGTGATACGTGTCAGGACGTTTGCCCGAGTCATTGTAAAATGTGTTCCCGTGACGGCAAAAGCTGTCTCGGAATGTGCGATGGTTGGAATGAAGTTTACGGTGATATGTGTGCATGTCGTCGATCTGAGTGCGCCAAAAGAGACACACAAGGGACTTATAAGTGTTTGCAGTGTAAAAACGAATCCTGGTTTATTCAGGACGAAGGATGCTGCCCGTGTAGTGAGCACTGCAACGGCACATGTGACACCAATAACGGCACATGTACAGACGGTTGTCTTGGTGACTACCATGGCCCGACTTGTGACACGGAATGTAGTCCCCACTGCAATGGATCCTGTGATCCTTTGACAGGACTTTGTAAACACGGCTGCCTAGGTGACTGGATACCTCCGACCTGTGACATGAGATGTAGTGTTGAATTTCCTTACTGTAATACATGCCATTCGTTTGCATTGCCACCGGAACACGATGCCTACTGCAACCAGTGTGCAGACGGCTATTACGCGTATCAGGGAAACTGTGTCCCTTGTAGCCACTGTTTAAATCAGAATTGCAGTTCTTTGACTGGAGTGTGCAATGGTCCATGTGTGGAAGGCTATCATTACTCATCTATTACACATATGTGCGACGAGAAATGTAACGAAAACTGCATTGACCGGAAGTGCGACAATACAGACGGAAACTGCACCCTAGGATGTCAACCTGGATTTTATACAGAGAACTGTGGCCTTGCCTGCTCCGCCTATTGCAGTGACAAGGGGTGTAACCAAACGGACGGAACATGCTTTAGTTGTAAGGACGGAGCGTATGGTCACTATTGTTTCTTCGGCTGTTCCGAACACTGTGTCACGGACATCTGTGATCGGGAGACAGGGGCATGTtcag AATGTAAACCAGGTTACTATGGAGCGAACTGCGCCACGAAGTGTGATGGTTGTTTAGATGTCACCTGTAATCAGACAACACACTGTGAAACAGGTTGCATGCCGGGAAAATACGGAAGTTACTGCGAGAAAAAATGCCCGGAAAATTGTTACGTGTGTGACCAAACTTCCGGGGATTGCCTGATGTGCGACACTGGTTTTAGTGGGGTTGGGTATAGAGGTGCCAACTGTAGCATCCCATGTCCAGAGTGTGTTAACAAATACGACAACAGCACTTTTACATTTCATGGTTCTTGTTATCCAGGGAACTTTGGATTGCTCTGTTCAGAAAATTGTGGCAATTGTTTCCAAACGAACGATGTAAATGAATGTGAAAAATTTACTGGCTATTGCTCGAATGGTTGCACTTCGGGTTATTATGGAATGACATGTAAAGATGAGTGCCTGAATTGCCAGCCGGATGACAATAAGAAGACGATTTGTGATGTCACATCAGGTATATGCCAGGATGGCTGCCGTGCCGGTTTCTATGGTTTGATGTGCAATGTTACATGTGAGGATACAAACTGTCTTAATAATGCCTGTGGGCGGTTCAATGGCACGTGCAGTAACGGATGTGTGGCTGGTTGGCAAGGTGACAACTGCAACATTG CGAAGCGGACACAGAACAGCGATTCCTCCCTCAGTGGAGGAGCTATAGCCGGAATCATCCTGGGGGTTGTGTTTGGAGTTGCTCTCATTGCTGCTGTCTCTTACTTCGTTGTTCGAAG CCGGAATAGAACCACGGCTACGAGAACAAGATTACCCGATCGTGAATTTTCTTTAGACCCTAGATAA
- the LOC138334753 gene encoding multiple epidermal growth factor-like domains protein 10 isoform X2: protein MEDGWSVLVLLTLCIFTLCCLQSTVNSQHLIPEDDFSLGENCTNCNGVCLNNTCNGTCVSGFYGDECELNCTSNCRYGCNQTTGLCNYCAQNYHGDYCNETCSPNCYSGCRQSGLCFGCQPDWYGDVCEKKCPEDCRHGCDAKTGDCSYGCNGDRWGTRCNNSCPEHCVNEYGSSCFQTTGSCIKCEPGYTGDMCYERCKDPNCSKCIDNSGQQHCYECLPGRTGGHCNASCPAHCKDNQCDQLTGTCTCAAGWFGDDCSMQCFGNCSNCIDDSTCIRCFDGYYGDTCQDVCPSHCKMCSRDGKSCLGMCDGWNEVYGDMCACRRSECAKRDTQGTYKCLQCKNESWFIQDEGCCPCSEHCNGTCDTNNGTCTDGCLGDYHGPTCDTECSPHCNGSCDPLTGLCKHGCLGDWIPPTCDMRCSVEFPYCNTCHSFALPPEHDAYCNQCADGYYAYQGNCVPCSHCLNQNCSSLTGVCNGPCVEGYHYSSITHMCDEKCNENCIDRKCDNTDGNCTLGCQPGFYTENCGLACSAYCSDKGCNQTDGTCFSCKDGAYGHYCFFGCSEHCVTDICDRETGACSECKPGYYGANCATKCDGCLDVTCNQTTHCETGCMPGKYGSYCEKKCPENCYVCDQTSGDCLMCDTGFSGVGYRGANCSIPCPECVNKYDNSTFTFHGSCYPGNFGLLCSENCGNCFQTNDVNECEKFTGYCSNGCTSGYYGMTCKDECLNCQPDDNKKTICDVTSGICQDGCRAGFYGLMCNVTCEDTNCLNNACGRFNGTCSNGCVAGWQGDNCNIAKRTQNSDSSLSGGAIAGIILGVVFGVALIAAVSYFVVRRSKTNKGFTFETLNE from the exons GTGAAAACTGTACTAACTGCAATGGCGTCTGTCTGAACAACACCTGCAATGGTACGTGCGTTAGTGGTTTCTATGGAGATGAATGTGAGCTAAACTGTACATCGAACTGTCGTTACGGCTGTAACCAGACGACGGGTTTGTGTAATTATTGTGCCCAGAACTACCATGGGGACTATTGTAACGAGACCTGTTCGCCTAACTGTTACTCCGGGTGTCGGCAGTCTGGTCTCTGTTTTGGCTGCCAACCGGATTGGTACGGAGACGTGTGCGAGAAAAAATGTCCGGAAGACTGTAGGCATGGTTGCGATGCTAAGACAGGAGACTGTTCGTACGGCTGTAACGGGGACAGATGGGGCACGAGATGTAACAATAGCTGCCCTGAACACTGTGTAAATGAGTACGGTTCGAGCTGTTTTCAAACCACGGGCTCGTGTATTAAATGCGAACCTGGCTATACAGGCGATATGTGTTATGAGCGATGCAAAGATCCTAACTGCTCGAAATGTATAGATAATTCTGGCCAACAGCACTGTTACGAGTGTCTGCCGGGGCGGACAGGTGGCCATTGCAATGCCTCATGCCCTGCTCATTGCAAGGATAACCAGTGCGATCAACTCacaggaacctgcacatgcgcAGCAGGTTGGTTTGGAGATGATTGCTCAATGCAATGTTTTGGTAATTGTTCAAACTGCATTGATGACAGCACATGTATCCGATGTTTTGATGGTTACTATGGTGATACGTGTCAGGACGTTTGCCCGAGTCATTGTAAAATGTGTTCCCGTGACGGCAAAAGCTGTCTCGGAATGTGCGATGGTTGGAATGAAGTTTACGGTGATATGTGTGCATGTCGTCGATCTGAGTGCGCCAAAAGAGACACACAAGGGACTTATAAGTGTTTGCAGTGTAAAAACGAATCCTGGTTTATTCAGGACGAAGGATGCTGCCCGTGTAGTGAGCACTGCAACGGCACATGTGACACCAATAACGGCACATGTACAGACGGTTGTCTTGGTGACTACCATGGCCCGACTTGTGACACGGAATGTAGTCCCCACTGCAATGGATCCTGTGATCCTTTGACAGGACTTTGTAAACACGGCTGCCTAGGTGACTGGATACCTCCGACCTGTGACATGAGATGTAGTGTTGAATTTCCTTACTGTAATACATGCCATTCGTTTGCATTGCCACCGGAACACGATGCCTACTGCAACCAGTGTGCAGACGGCTATTACGCGTATCAGGGAAACTGTGTCCCTTGTAGCCACTGTTTAAATCAGAATTGCAGTTCTTTGACTGGAGTGTGCAATGGTCCATGTGTGGAAGGCTATCATTACTCATCTATTACACATATGTGCGACGAGAAATGTAACGAAAACTGCATTGACCGGAAGTGCGACAATACAGACGGAAACTGCACCCTAGGATGTCAACCTGGATTTTATACAGAGAACTGTGGCCTTGCCTGCTCCGCCTATTGCAGTGACAAGGGGTGTAACCAAACGGACGGAACATGCTTTAGTTGTAAGGACGGAGCGTATGGTCACTATTGTTTCTTCGGCTGTTCCGAACACTGTGTCACGGACATCTGTGATCGGGAGACAGGGGCATGTtcag AATGTAAACCAGGTTACTATGGAGCGAACTGCGCCACGAAGTGTGATGGTTGTTTAGATGTCACCTGTAATCAGACAACACACTGTGAAACAGGTTGCATGCCGGGAAAATACGGAAGTTACTGCGAGAAAAAATGCCCGGAAAATTGTTACGTGTGTGACCAAACTTCCGGGGATTGCCTGATGTGCGACACTGGTTTTAGTGGGGTTGGGTATAGAGGTGCCAACTGTAGCATCCCATGTCCAGAGTGTGTTAACAAATACGACAACAGCACTTTTACATTTCATGGTTCTTGTTATCCAGGGAACTTTGGATTGCTCTGTTCAGAAAATTGTGGCAATTGTTTCCAAACGAACGATGTAAATGAATGTGAAAAATTTACTGGCTATTGCTCGAATGGTTGCACTTCGGGTTATTATGGAATGACATGTAAAGATGAGTGCCTGAATTGCCAGCCGGATGACAATAAGAAGACGATTTGTGATGTCACATCAGGTATATGCCAGGATGGCTGCCGTGCCGGTTTCTATGGTTTGATGTGCAATGTTACATGTGAGGATACAAACTGTCTTAATAATGCCTGTGGGCGGTTCAATGGCACGTGCAGTAACGGATGTGTGGCTGGTTGGCAAGGTGACAACTGCAACATTG CGAAGCGGACACAGAACAGCGATTCCTCCCTCAGTGGAGGAGCTATAGCCGGAATCATCCTGGGGGTTGTGTTTGGAGTTGCTCTCATTGCTGCTGTCTCTTACTTCGTTGTTCGAAG GTCCAAAACCAACAAAGGTTTTACGTTTGAGACCCTGAATGAATAG